One window of Thermocoleostomius sinensis A174 genomic DNA carries:
- the hpt gene encoding hypoxanthine phosphoribosyltransferase, with protein sequence MEKPLELLIAQTAIANTVQRLAQEIDRDYVDRSPLMIGILKGSFIFLADLVRAMQIPIRDVEFMRFSSYGSSTTSSGQAQMLMGIAAETIVNQDVIVVEDIIDTGITTHTALELLQQYQPASLKLCALLNKPERRQRSVQIDYLGFTIPDRFIVGYGIDFNQQYRQLPAIYGLTE encoded by the coding sequence ATGGAGAAACCCCTAGAACTACTCATTGCCCAGACGGCAATCGCCAATACTGTACAACGCCTCGCCCAAGAAATCGATCGCGATTATGTGGATCGTTCTCCCTTAATGATTGGAATTCTTAAAGGGTCGTTTATCTTTCTCGCGGATCTAGTACGAGCGATGCAGATTCCCATTCGAGACGTGGAGTTTATGCGGTTTTCTAGTTATGGCTCTTCTACAACCAGTTCTGGACAGGCACAAATGTTGATGGGAATTGCTGCCGAGACGATCGTCAACCAGGATGTCATTGTTGTAGAAGATATTATTGATACCGGAATCACTACCCACACGGCTCTAGAACTTTTGCAGCAATACCAGCCTGCCTCCTTAAAGCTCTGTGCCTTGCTGAATAAGCCTGAACGAAGACAGCGATCTGTGCAAATCGATTATTTAGGCTTCACGATTCCCGATCGATTTATTGTAGGATATGGTATCGATTTTAACCAACAATACCGGCAGCTACCAGCCATTTATGGGTTGACCGAATAA
- a CDS encoding phospholipase D-like domain-containing protein yields the protein MPPLTLKQRLAKTLEDAVLSNDEKRALEFVFANLELTDAQRLHIRQLAFDLASEALTKARPQAVLQWFNAVTLLLTPSVSSSLIAEAWFSPHNNCAERIVRLLDAAQREVDICIFTVTDNRLSEAILETHQRGVSIRIISDNDKAFDRGSDIMFLHTNGISVRVDRSEFHMHHKFAVFDRQILLTGSYNWTVGAARDNQENFLITSDPRLVQAYQGEFERLWQKLANTSAL from the coding sequence ATGCCTCCACTTACCCTCAAGCAACGGCTAGCAAAAACGCTGGAAGATGCAGTGCTCTCTAACGACGAGAAGCGGGCGCTGGAGTTTGTTTTTGCAAACTTGGAACTGACAGATGCTCAACGATTGCACATTCGACAACTGGCGTTCGATTTGGCATCAGAAGCGCTGACTAAAGCCCGGCCCCAAGCCGTATTGCAATGGTTCAATGCGGTAACGCTCCTGCTGACCCCTTCTGTCTCATCCTCCTTAATAGCTGAGGCATGGTTTAGCCCCCATAACAACTGTGCAGAACGTATTGTGCGACTGCTGGATGCGGCGCAACGGGAGGTAGATATTTGTATATTCACAGTTACAGATAATCGGTTGTCTGAAGCAATTCTGGAAACTCATCAACGCGGAGTCTCTATTCGGATCATTTCTGATAACGACAAAGCGTTCGATCGAGGATCGGATATTATGTTTCTTCATACGAACGGTATTTCTGTACGAGTTGATCGCTCTGAGTTTCACATGCACCATAAATTTGCAGTATTCGATCGACAAATTCTGTTAACAGGTAGTTACAACTGGACAGTGGGGGCAGCGCGTGATAACCAAGAGAATTTTTTGATTACGTCCGATCCTCGTCTGGTACAGGCGTATCAAGGAGAATTTGAGCGGTTGTGGCAAAAATTGGCAAATACTAGCGCTTTGTAG
- a CDS encoding glycosyltransferase: MKVAIISSGFLPVIDGVTITLWHRLQQLSQRQYEAIVFCPDYQTLEQIYPNWQAFTGEILPGINVINLPSVPFIDITFERNISRQAYPLLIHELKKFQPDLIHVDEPDRLFLSLFKYPGVAYARQANIPCVAFFHTNFIEYIEDYFALPNFVLRGFQQLSQCLIARNYNSYNATLTASAETAHKLRQMGIKNVVTDEFLGIDFDRFHPNLRRPDFFHHTYGIEEIDKKIKLVFLGRLTPDKGWNFALDALGNLAEFLVQETLSSTDIALVIAGDGPMRDRITDQLSSFGFSVGWLGRIPPSEVPALLINSDIHVTASEKETKGLTVLEAFAAGLPVLAPRAGGIIDSIEDGYTGCLYAPGNQQDFLEKLVQLINHPQMRQTLGQNARHHIAQFTWNRAVDRLLHVWNQQIERAHSDLSH, from the coding sequence ATGAAAGTTGCCATCATTTCTTCTGGATTTCTTCCTGTGATTGATGGAGTGACTATCACCTTGTGGCATCGATTACAGCAGCTAAGCCAACGCCAGTATGAAGCGATCGTGTTTTGCCCAGACTACCAGACGTTAGAACAAATTTATCCAAATTGGCAAGCATTTACAGGCGAAATTCTACCAGGTATTAACGTAATTAATTTACCAAGCGTGCCGTTTATAGATATAACGTTTGAACGCAATATCAGTCGCCAAGCCTATCCATTATTGATCCATGAGTTAAAAAAATTTCAGCCTGATTTAATTCATGTTGATGAACCCGATCGCCTATTTCTTAGTTTGTTTAAGTATCCTGGTGTTGCTTATGCTCGTCAGGCGAATATTCCTTGCGTTGCCTTCTTTCATACTAATTTCATTGAGTATATTGAAGATTATTTTGCCTTGCCAAACTTCGTACTGCGTGGATTTCAACAGCTGTCTCAATGCTTGATTGCTCGTAATTATAATTCCTACAATGCAACGCTAACTGCTAGTGCCGAAACAGCACATAAGTTGAGACAAATGGGAATTAAGAATGTTGTAACCGACGAGTTTCTAGGCATTGATTTCGATCGCTTTCATCCAAATTTACGACGCCCTGACTTTTTTCATCACACCTATGGAATAGAAGAGATAGATAAAAAAATTAAGCTCGTTTTTCTAGGACGGCTAACACCTGACAAAGGCTGGAATTTTGCACTTGATGCTCTTGGCAACCTTGCGGAATTTCTGGTGCAGGAAACCTTATCCTCCACCGATATTGCCCTAGTGATCGCTGGAGATGGCCCCATGCGCGATCGAATCACTGACCAATTATCATCGTTCGGATTCTCGGTAGGTTGGCTGGGGCGAATCCCACCATCTGAAGTTCCGGCTCTGTTGATTAACAGCGATATTCACGTTACAGCCTCAGAGAAAGAAACTAAAGGCTTAACGGTTTTGGAAGCGTTTGCTGCCGGGTTGCCCGTTTTAGCTCCGCGTGCAGGAGGTATTATTGACAGTATTGAGGATGGTTATACGGGTTGCTTGTATGCGCCGGGCAATCAACAAGATTTTCTAGAGAAATTAGTACAACTGATCAATCATCCACAGATGCGCCAAACGTTGGGGCAAAATGCTCGGCATCATATTGCTCAATTCACTTGGAATCGGGCAGTCGATCGCCTGCTGCATGTGTGGAATCAGCAGATTGAACGCGCGCACAGCGACTTGTCCCACTAA
- a CDS encoding aspartyl/asparaginyl beta-hydroxylase domain-containing protein: MSSFYSQLQAKHKQLVLTYGEVLVRQLEDQIARKSLVPNRPFLDTDQFAWVQLLEANWLTIRQELDVVLQQIDRLPNFQEISTDQTSITQDDRWKTYFLYAYGYKAEKNCNRCPNTTRLIEQIPGMKTAFFSILLPHKQIPEHRGPYKGLLRYHLALKVPPVDRGCGIQVGQETRYWQEGKSLIFDDTFPHKAWNNTNDLRVILFLDFVRPMQFPFSLLNRGMIQLIAWSPYVQSGKANFLAWERRLEPK; this comes from the coding sequence TCAACTGCAAGCAAAGCACAAACAATTGGTATTGACCTATGGCGAAGTCCTTGTGCGACAGTTAGAAGATCAGATTGCTAGAAAATCACTAGTGCCAAATAGACCGTTTTTGGATACAGATCAATTTGCTTGGGTACAATTGCTAGAGGCAAATTGGCTGACTATTCGACAGGAACTAGATGTTGTGCTGCAACAAATCGATCGCTTGCCTAATTTTCAGGAGATTTCGACAGATCAAACTAGCATTACACAGGACGATCGTTGGAAAACTTATTTTTTATATGCCTACGGTTACAAAGCTGAAAAAAACTGCAATCGATGTCCCAACACAACACGTCTGATTGAACAAATACCAGGCATGAAAACTGCCTTTTTTTCTATTTTGTTACCTCATAAACAAATACCAGAGCATCGAGGCCCCTACAAAGGCCTACTACGCTATCATTTGGCGCTTAAAGTACCACCTGTCGATCGGGGTTGTGGCATCCAAGTGGGTCAAGAAACTCGTTATTGGCAAGAAGGTAAAAGCTTAATTTTTGATGACACATTTCCTCACAAAGCTTGGAACAATACTAATGATCTGCGCGTAATCTTGTTCCTGGATTTCGTGCGGCCAATGCAGTTTCCCTTTTCACTGCTCAATCGCGGTATGATTCAATTGATTGCTTGGTCGCCGTATGTGCAAAGCGGCAAGGCAAATTTTCTAGCATGGGAACGTCGTTTAGAACCAAAATAA